TGCTGGTCGGTGCCGCTCCGGCGCACGCGTGCGCGTGCGGGGGCTACGTGGGGCCGCCCGGGGCGTCGGTGGCGGTGCAGTCCGAGTCGGCCGCCCTCGCCCTGGTCGACGGGCGCGAGACGATCGTGCTGTCGATGGGGGCCGTCACCGAGGCCGACGACGTCGCGCTGCTGATCCCGACCCCGGCGCCCGCCGAGGTCGCCCGCGGCGGCGCCGGCGTCTTCGTCGAGTTGGCCGGGGTCACCGCCCCGACGCCGCGCGTCGAGTACGACTGGTGGGGCACCGGCGGCGACGGGACGTCCGCGGGCGCCGCCCCGCAGGCCACCGGCGCGCCCGTCACCGTGCTGACGCAGGTGCAGTTGGGCGAACTCGAGGTCACCACCCTGGCGGCGTCCGACGCGGACGCGCTCGCGGGCTGGCTGGCGGCGCACGGGTACGTCATGCGGGACGGGCTGGCGGCCGCGGTGCGGCCCTACGTCGCCGAGGGCTGGTCGTACGCGGCGGTCCGGCTGCGGCCGGAGGCGGCGGCCACCGTTTCGGGCGAGATGCAGCCCCTGGTGCTCACGTTCGACGCCGACGAGCTGGTCTACCCGATGCGGCTCTCGGCGGCGGCGTCCACCGCCCAGCACGTCCGCACCTACGTGTTCGGCGCGCACCGCGTGGACCGCACCGACGCCCAGGCCCACACCGCGGTGCTGCACTTCGCCGCTCCGGTCGCCCCGTCCGACTTCGCCGACCCGCAGCTCGCCCGGTTCGCCGAGGCCGGCTTCCTGACCGCGCACGACCAGACGTTCCGCGACCCGGTCGCCCAGATCACCGCCGACTTCGCGTTCGCCAACGCCGACCAGGACGCCGTGTTCCGGCCGGAGTACCGGGTCACGCAGGCGGTGACGCTGCTCGGCCTGCCCGCGGGTCCGGTTCTGGTCGCGCTCGGCGTCCTCGCGGCCGCCGGTGCCGCGATGGCCGTCGCGGCGCGGCGCCGGAACCAGGCGGAGGCCGGGGACATCCCCGGCGTCCGGGACGCGGGGCGCCAGTAACCTGGGGACGTGCCCGAAGCCTTCATCGCCGCCCTGTGCATCATCCTGGCCATCGTCGGGATCTGCGGGGTCGTCGTCCCCGTCCTTCCCGGCTCCATCACCGTCGCGGTTTCGCTGCTCGTCTGGGCGATCTGGGGCGGCTCGTCGTGGGGCTGGGTCGCCTTCGGCGTCGGGATCGTGCTGCTGGCGGTGGGGTTCGCCTCCCAGTACGTGCTGACCGGCCGACGGCTCAAGGAGCGCTCGATCCCCAGCCGCTCGGTCGTCATCGGCCTCGTCTGCGGCGTCATCGGCCTGTTCGTCATCCCGTTCCTGGGGCTGCCGCTGGGCTTCGCCCTGGGGCTGTGGCTCGCCGAATACGCCCGGGTGCGGGACCCGAAGGAGGCGACCTCGACGAGCTGGGCCGCCCTGAAGTCGGTCGGCCTGGGCATGGCGGTCGAACTCGGCTGCGCCCTGACGGCCGGCGGCGTGCTGCTCGCCAGCATCCTCACCACCGTCTTCTGAGCGGCGCCGCCCCCGTGTGACGAACCGCCCGCGCCGACGCGCGGGCCCACCCCGCTCCGGGCTGCGCATCACCCCATTCCGCGTGGGCGCATCGCGGCGTTGCGGGCCGCTCCGGGACGCCGTTCTAGTCGCCCCGACAGCAACCAGGAACGAGGTTGTTGCATTCGGCGCGGGGGCCGAACACCCCCGCTACGTTGTGTAGTAGATCCCCGGAATGAACCGGGTGAACCCATTCACAACGGACGAGGCTGAACCGATGAGTGACCATTTGGCAACGCTGCGTGAGAAGAGACAGAAGGCTCTGGAGGGTGGTGGCGCCAAGCGCATCGACGCGCAGCATGCGAAGGGCAAGCTGACCGCCCGCGAGCGGCTGTCCATCCTGCTCGACGAGGCGTCCTTCCAGGAGTTGGGCGCCCTGGCGACCCACCACAACACCGACTTCGGGATGGACGAGCACCGCTACCCCGGCGACGGCATCATCACCGGGTTCGGCAAGATCCAGGGCCGCCGCGTCGCGGTGTTCGCCCAGGACTTCACGGTGCTCGGCGGCTCCTTCTCCGAGGTGCAGTCCAACAAGATCTCCCGCATCCAGGACCTGGCGATCCAGGCGGGCATCCCGCTGATCGGCCTCAACGACTCCGGCGGCGCGCGCGTCCAGGAGGGCGTCCGCTCGCTGGCCGCGTACGGCGAGGTGTTCGTCCGCAACGTGCGGGCCTCGGGCGTGATCCCGCAGATCTCGCTCATCCTCGGCCCGTGCGCCGGCGGCGCGGTCTACAGCCCGGCGCTGACCGACGTGACGATCATGGTCAACGACACCTCGAACATGTTCCTGACCGGCCCCGACATCATCAAGACGGTCACCGGCGAGGACGTCTCGGCCGAGGAACTGGGCGGTGCGCTGGTGCACAACGCGACGTCCGGCGTGGCGCAGGTGATGGCCGCCAGCGAGCAGGAGGCGCTGTCGCTGACCAAGTCGCTGCTGAGCTACCTGCCGCAGAACAACACCGAGGACCCGCCGCAGCTCGAGCCCTACGACCCGGCCGACCGGATGGACGAGTCGCTGAACACGATCGTCCCCGACGACGACCGGCTGGCCTACGACATGCGCGACGTGCTCGACATGGTGTTCGACCACGACTCGGTCTTCGAGCTCCACAAGGAGTGGGCGCAGAACGCGCTGGTCGGGTTCGCCCGTCTCGACGGCAACAGCGTGGGCTTCATCGCGAACCAGCCGCTGGTGATGTCGGGCTGCCTCGACATCAACGCCTCGGACAAGATCGCCCGGCACATCACGCTGTGCGACC
Above is a window of Propioniciclava coleopterorum DNA encoding:
- a CDS encoding DUF2330 domain-containing protein; this translates as MARFRGRAAALLALAALVAGVLVGAAPAHACACGGYVGPPGASVAVQSESAALALVDGRETIVLSMGAVTEADDVALLIPTPAPAEVARGGAGVFVELAGVTAPTPRVEYDWWGTGGDGTSAGAAPQATGAPVTVLTQVQLGELEVTTLAASDADALAGWLAAHGYVMRDGLAAAVRPYVAEGWSYAAVRLRPEAAATVSGEMQPLVLTFDADELVYPMRLSAAASTAQHVRTYVFGAHRVDRTDAQAHTAVLHFAAPVAPSDFADPQLARFAEAGFLTAHDQTFRDPVAQITADFAFANADQDAVFRPEYRVTQAVTLLGLPAGPVLVALGVLAAAGAAMAVAARRRNQAEAGDIPGVRDAGRQ
- a CDS encoding DUF456 domain-containing protein — encoded protein: MPEAFIAALCIILAIVGICGVVVPVLPGSITVAVSLLVWAIWGGSSWGWVAFGVGIVLLAVGFASQYVLTGRRLKERSIPSRSVVIGLVCGVIGLFVIPFLGLPLGFALGLWLAEYARVRDPKEATSTSWAALKSVGLGMAVELGCALTAGGVLLASILTTVF
- a CDS encoding acyl-CoA carboxylase subunit beta, translated to MSDHLATLREKRQKALEGGGAKRIDAQHAKGKLTARERLSILLDEASFQELGALATHHNTDFGMDEHRYPGDGIITGFGKIQGRRVAVFAQDFTVLGGSFSEVQSNKISRIQDLAIQAGIPLIGLNDSGGARVQEGVRSLAAYGEVFVRNVRASGVIPQISLILGPCAGGAVYSPALTDVTIMVNDTSNMFLTGPDIIKTVTGEDVSAEELGGALVHNATSGVAQVMAASEQEALSLTKSLLSYLPQNNTEDPPQLEPYDPADRMDESLNTIVPDDDRLAYDMRDVLDMVFDHDSVFELHKEWAQNALVGFARLDGNSVGFIANQPLVMSGCLDINASDKIARHITLCDQYNIPLITFVDCPGYLPGVEQEYNGVIRHGAKIIYAYCQATVPQISLVTRKAMGGSYVAMSSKQMNNDVAFAWPSAQIAVMGAEGAARLLNRRAIEAAEDPAAEEARFIAEYKEKFFNPYQAADVGQIDEVIEPRETRARLIRALEVLRTKVTQTIPKKHGLFPV